A genome region from Methanobacterium subterraneum includes the following:
- the rtcA gene encoding RNA 3'-terminal phosphate cyclase: MLEINGSYGEGGGALLRVSTALSSVTGKAFTIRDIRSNRPKPGLMPQHLKAAITLGKISKATVEGLELGSTQITFTPGQLTGGKLEVDIQTAGSITLILQALMIPSIFTDQGVEIMIKGGTDVQWAPPVDYMEQVTLPVLQAMGISISLELLQRGYYPRGGGVLKACIEPVKKLNPLKLHELEVDFIKGISYSSQLPSHVSIRQARTAEETIRNAGYESNIEIKTDNNTSSPGSGLVLWSEVKGRKIPRVGASSLGKPGKRAEIVGKEAAQGILSCLSRGAAVDQYMGDQIIPYLALAGSSSVRTSHLTQHTLTNIYATEKFTGKKFHIDGGLGEVTTLTVE; the protein is encoded by the coding sequence ATGTTAGAAATCAATGGATCATATGGTGAGGGAGGGGGCGCTCTTTTAAGGGTCTCAACAGCACTTTCATCCGTCACTGGAAAGGCCTTCACCATCCGAGACATCCGCAGCAACCGGCCCAAACCAGGTTTAATGCCCCAACACCTGAAGGCAGCCATTACCCTGGGAAAAATCTCCAAAGCAACCGTTGAGGGATTGGAATTGGGTTCAACCCAGATTACATTCACTCCAGGCCAGTTAACCGGAGGTAAATTGGAGGTGGATATTCAAACTGCCGGTAGCATAACGTTGATACTCCAGGCATTAATGATACCATCCATATTCACAGACCAGGGTGTTGAAATCATGATCAAAGGTGGTACAGATGTTCAGTGGGCGCCACCAGTGGATTACATGGAACAGGTCACCCTACCAGTACTGCAAGCCATGGGTATCTCCATTAGCCTGGAACTCCTCCAGCGTGGATACTATCCCCGTGGTGGGGGTGTGTTAAAAGCCTGCATAGAACCGGTGAAAAAATTGAATCCCTTAAAACTCCATGAACTGGAAGTAGATTTCATAAAAGGGATATCCTATTCCTCCCAACTTCCATCACATGTTTCCATTAGACAGGCCCGGACAGCCGAGGAAACAATCCGCAATGCAGGTTATGAAAGTAATATCGAAATAAAAACCGATAACAATACCTCAAGTCCCGGTTCTGGTCTGGTACTATGGAGTGAGGTTAAAGGGCGGAAGATTCCTCGTGTAGGGGCCAGTTCACTGGGTAAACCTGGTAAAAGGGCAGAAATAGTGGGAAAGGAAGCAGCCCAAGGAATATTATCATGCTTATCCAGGGGGGCAGCTGTGGATCAGTATATGGGTGATCAGATCATTCCCTACCTGGCCCTGGCAGGCTCCTCATCTGTTCGAACCTCCCACCTTACCCAGCACACCCTGACCAATATCTACGCCACCGAGAAATTCACTGGAAAAAAATTTCATATAGATGGTGGTTTGGGAGAGGTAACCACCCTTACTGTTGAATAG